In Acidimicrobiales bacterium, the following are encoded in one genomic region:
- a CDS encoding DNA-directed RNA polymerase subunit alpha — translation MLIIQRPTVEALSEEDGNRQSFAIGPLEPGFGHTIGNSLRRTLLSAIPGAAVTQIRFDDALHEFTTLPGVKEDVTDLILNLKDLVLRLDTDEDVTLRIDVRGPATVTARDIQPANDVEVLNPDLHIATLNSKGRVALDIFVEKGRGYVSADKNKRSATIGVLPVDSIFSPVRRVAFTIMPTRVEQSTNFDRLVLDIETDGSISPREALASAGETLRSLVGLVADMSDSPQGLELGDVSAASTGSPDLDLPIEDLDLSERPRNCLKRAQVNTVGELVQKTVDDLLAITNFGQKSLDEVLVKLDERGLALRTKGGE, via the coding sequence GTGTTGATCATCCAGCGCCCAACCGTCGAGGCGTTGTCCGAGGAGGACGGCAACCGCCAGTCGTTCGCCATCGGCCCCCTCGAGCCGGGCTTCGGCCACACCATCGGCAACTCGCTGCGCCGCACCCTGCTGTCGGCCATCCCGGGCGCGGCGGTGACCCAGATCCGCTTCGACGACGCGCTCCACGAGTTCACCACTCTCCCCGGCGTGAAGGAGGACGTCACCGACCTCATCCTCAACCTGAAGGACCTGGTCCTGCGGCTCGACACCGACGAGGACGTCACCCTCCGGATCGACGTCCGAGGCCCGGCCACGGTCACCGCTCGCGACATCCAGCCGGCCAACGACGTCGAGGTGCTCAACCCCGATCTGCACATCGCCACGCTGAACAGCAAGGGCCGCGTCGCCCTCGACATCTTCGTGGAGAAGGGCCGCGGGTACGTGTCGGCCGACAAGAACAAGCGGTCGGCCACCATCGGCGTGCTCCCCGTCGACTCGATCTTCTCGCCGGTCCGCCGGGTCGCCTTCACGATCATGCCGACCCGCGTCGAGCAGTCCACCAACTTCGACCGGCTCGTGCTCGACATCGAGACCGACGGCTCGATCTCACCGCGCGAGGCCCTGGCGTCGGCCGGCGAGACGCTCCGCTCGCTGGTGGGCCTGGTGGCCGACATGAGCGACAGCCCCCAGGGCCTGGAACTCGGAGACGTGAGCGCGGCGAGCACCGGGTCGCCCGACCTCGACCTGCCGATCGAGGATCTCGACCTGTCGGAGCGCCCGCGCAACTGCCTCAAGCGAGCCCAGGTCAACACCGTGGGGGAGCTGGTGCAGAAGACGGTCGACGACCTCCTCGCCATCACGAACTTCGGCCAGAAGTCGCTCGACGAGGTGCTGGTGAAGCTGGACGAGCGGGGCCTGGCCCTGCGTACCAAGGGCGGGGAGTAG
- the rplQ gene encoding 50S ribosomal protein L17: MGVPGTPKKGRRLGGDTAHQKAMLGNLVASLIAAEAVVTTEAKAKQLRPIAEKVITKAKKGGVHRHRQVVSFIRDKDMAHKLFDEIGPRYVDRPGGYTRILKLGPRHGDNAPMARIELV; the protein is encoded by the coding sequence ATGGGCGTCCCGGGCACCCCCAAGAAGGGCCGGCGTCTGGGCGGCGACACCGCCCACCAGAAGGCCATGCTCGGCAACCTGGTGGCGTCGCTGATCGCCGCCGAGGCCGTCGTCACCACCGAGGCGAAGGCCAAGCAGCTGCGGCCCATCGCCGAAAAGGTGATCACCAAGGCCAAGAAGGGTGGCGTGCACCGCCACCGCCAGGTCGTCTCCTTCATCCGGGACAAGGACATGGCCCACAAGCTGTTCGACGAGATCGGGCCCCGCTACGTCGACCGGCCGGGCGGGTACACCCGGATCCTGAAGCTCGGCCCTCGCCACGGGGACAACGCCCCCATGGCCCGCATCGAACTGGTGTGA
- the truA gene encoding tRNA pseudouridine(38-40) synthase TruA — MSPLPVTPPAATTTRTGVPSSEQVRTQSLFDEEAAGDRRPAPTAPDRPAAPAAHAGPTTRVRMTVAYDGTGFRGFATNVGVRTVAGDLAGAIGRVLGHDVTLTCAGRTDAGVHAWGQVVHFDTQTAPDLVALQRSLNKMLGPAVVVRAAAAASGDFDARHSATGRRYRYTVLNRPLPDPFLAATTWHVDDPLDLGSMTLACDPLIGSHDWSSFCRRPPAPEAEAGARSMVRVVREAGWSDLGDGVLRFEIEASAFCHQMVRSLVGTLVAVGRGRLRAGDVGGIIRARDRSRAGEPAPPHGLCLWEVSYPGDQGVLKGSGGA; from the coding sequence GTGAGCCCGTTGCCCGTGACGCCCCCTGCAGCGACGACCACGCGAACGGGCGTCCCCTCCTCCGAGCAGGTTCGTACGCAGTCGTTGTTCGACGAGGAGGCGGCGGGCGATCGTCGGCCCGCACCGACCGCGCCCGACCGGCCAGCGGCCCCGGCCGCCCACGCGGGCCCGACCACCCGCGTCCGGATGACGGTGGCGTACGACGGCACGGGATTCCGTGGCTTCGCCACGAACGTGGGCGTCCGGACGGTGGCCGGTGACCTGGCCGGGGCAATCGGGCGGGTCCTCGGCCACGACGTCACGTTGACCTGCGCGGGCCGCACCGACGCCGGTGTGCACGCCTGGGGGCAGGTGGTCCACTTCGACACGCAGACCGCCCCCGACCTGGTGGCGCTCCAGCGCTCGCTGAACAAGATGCTCGGCCCGGCGGTGGTCGTGCGGGCGGCGGCGGCCGCGTCCGGCGACTTCGACGCCCGGCATTCGGCCACCGGCCGCCGCTACCGCTACACAGTCCTGAACCGCCCCCTTCCCGACCCCTTCCTGGCCGCCACCACGTGGCACGTCGACGACCCGCTCGACCTGGGCTCGATGACACTGGCGTGCGACCCGCTCATCGGCTCGCACGACTGGTCCTCCTTCTGCCGCCGCCCACCAGCGCCGGAGGCCGAGGCCGGCGCCCGATCGATGGTCCGCGTGGTGCGGGAGGCGGGGTGGAGCGACCTCGGAGACGGTGTCCTGCGGTTCGAGATCGAGGCGTCGGCCTTCTGCCACCAGATGGTGCGGTCGCTGGTGGGCACACTCGTCGCAGTGGGCCGGGGCCGGCTGCGGGCGGGCGACGTCGGCGGGATCATCCGGGCCAGGGACCGGTCCAGGGCCGGGGAGCCGGCACCGCCCCACGGGCTGTGCCTGTGGGAGGTTTCGTATCCGGGGGATCAGGGGGTTTTGAAAGGCTCCGGAGGCGCTTAA
- a CDS encoding DUF1385 domain-containing protein, translated as MSSTVRIGGQALADGVLMRTSRAWAVARDDGSVQVGTLPVRRTSNVPVLRFLVGLVGGMRLAVGRGMLGRGAGAAVSAGARRRNGRFLWALLAVEVVGLAFAFLVDGRSLPAWAGVAATAGPWVLAFAVLRLASPASLWRYHGAEHKAVAAHEVGVSMDDVGAVLACPRVHDRCGTNLVFLAMVGGLALTGVPAAFQVPAFLALMATTAEAVTQAAGRPRSPVSRVVLAGGRGLQRFVTTAEPSAAEQAVGCRALAACLAEHHRVSGTLPEPATEVAAAA; from the coding sequence GTGAGCAGCACGGTTCGAATCGGGGGGCAGGCGCTGGCCGACGGCGTCCTCATGCGTACCAGCCGGGCCTGGGCCGTGGCGCGCGACGACGGCTCGGTGCAGGTCGGCACGCTTCCCGTCCGCCGCACCTCGAACGTGCCGGTGCTGCGATTCCTGGTGGGTCTCGTCGGCGGCATGCGGCTGGCCGTGGGCCGGGGCATGCTCGGGCGGGGTGCCGGCGCCGCCGTCTCGGCCGGCGCCCGGCGGCGCAACGGGCGATTCCTGTGGGCGCTCCTGGCCGTCGAAGTGGTCGGGCTGGCCTTCGCCTTCCTGGTCGACGGGCGGTCGCTCCCGGCGTGGGCCGGCGTCGCCGCCACCGCCGGCCCGTGGGTCCTCGCCTTCGCCGTCCTCCGCCTGGCCAGCCCGGCCTCCCTGTGGCGCTACCACGGCGCGGAGCACAAGGCGGTGGCCGCCCACGAGGTGGGCGTTTCGATGGACGACGTCGGCGCCGTGCTGGCCTGCCCCAGGGTGCACGACCGCTGCGGCACCAACCTGGTCTTCCTGGCCATGGTCGGCGGCCTGGCCCTCACGGGCGTGCCCGCCGCCTTCCAGGTCCCCGCCTTCCTGGCGCTCATGGCCACCACCGCCGAGGCGGTGACGCAGGCCGCCGGTCGACCCCGGTCCCCGGTGAGCAGGGTGGTCCTGGCTGGCGGCCGAGGCTTGCAGCGCTTCGTCACCACCGCCGAGCCGTCGGCCGCCGAGCAGGCCGTGGGGTGCCGGGCCCTGGCCGCGTGCCTCGCCGAGCACCATCGGGTCAGCGGGACGCTCCCCGAGCCGGCCACCGAGGTCGCGGCCGCAGCCTGA